The nucleotide sequence GGATACGGAAGTGAGGAGAATTACGAAATGCTTGAAAATAAGAGCGTTACAGCGTATGTGAAGTATAATTATTTTCATGCAGAACAGAAAAAGAAGATGGAAAACAATCCGTTTTTGGTTCAGAATTTATTCTATAACCAAGAACAAGATTTTTACGTTTGTCCGATGGGTCAACGAATGGAAAATATAGGCAAAGGCAAACGAATTTCGAGCAACGGATACGAATCGCAAGTGTCTTATTATCAAGCTAAAAACTGCAACAATTGTCCGCTTCGAGGGGAATGTTTCAATGCAAAAGGCAACCGAAAAATAGAAGTCAACCACCGATTAAATGAATTAAAACACAAGGCTAAAACATTATTAACTAGCGAAGAAGGTTTAAAACACCGAAGCAAACGCCCGATAGAAGTAGAAGCTGTCTTTGGTCAACTCAAAAGCAATAATAAATTTAACAGATTTACATTCAAAGGATTAGAAAAAGTAGAATTAGAATTTCTACTGATGGCTCTTGGACATAATTTTAGAAAAATGGTGGCTAAAGGAGCGACTTCTAAGAAAATTGTTGTAAAAACCGCAAAACGAGGTTCAAAAATGATTTTTGAAATTGAAATTTTCATTTTTAAGCATCAAGAATTTTCTTCAACTAAAAATAATCATCAAAATTTTCACTATCAAAAATTAGCCGCATAAAAAAAAGACTGCCCTTTTTGGACAGCCTCTTGTGTTTCAAAGGTTATCGAATCAATAAGCTGTTCGTTTTCATTAAACAAAAACCATGTACCTACTTTTGTCCATGAATTTTTAGTAGTAAAGCTTTTGCCTATTTCGCTTATTTTGCCGTTTTTATGGTACAAGACATCAACCGAATAAGGGTAATAGTATTTTTCTAATCGGGTAAGCGTGTCGTTGCTGTAATATTTCCAAACGCCTTTTTCTTTACCGTTCGCATCATATTTCGCCTTAATTACACTGCGCTCGGTTTTAGATGTAGTACTGTATTTCCATCTGCCCACAGGCAACCCGTTTTTAGTTTGATTGATTTTGCAAGAAACAAAAAATACTACAAAAAGTAACATCCCGCTTTTCATCTACTCCTCTGCTTCTTCCGGCTGTTGATTCAACCTAATTTTTATAGGCATGGTAAACGTAGATCGCACCACTTTTCCTTCGTGTTCTGCAGGCTGCCATTTAGGCATTGTTTTTAAAACCCGAATGGCTTCGTTAGACGCTTCTTCATTGCCGCCACCAACTGCTACAATATTGGAAAAACTACCATCTTTTTCTACTATGAATTTTAATCTGGTTGAAATTAATGAATCGTTTGAATGAATCGTTTCAGTATTAAAAGATGTCATAAAATTATCAAAGAAAGACCGAAGGCCTTCTTTAGGTTGTGCTTTTTTATCTACAAAACTGTGCAATTGTTCACCATCTTGATTAGCTGCGTTAGTAGCCGAATTCAATTCATTATTTCGATTTTCGGTTTGCTCCTCGGCTTTAATTTCTTCTAATCGAAATGTAAAATTCTTATTTTCTTGCAGAACTCCATAACGGTTGTAAATTGAAACTTGCTGTTCTGGACTAATCACGTAGTAATACACCAATTTGTCTTTCGGGTTGTGAAAATATCCTGAACTTTCTTTGCCCTTGATATATTTCAAAATGATTATTTCTTGATCAACAGATTGCTTTGAACCATTTGGTGTTTCTAAGGTTTCTTTTAAAGTTGGTTTTTGAACTGCGTTTTCAATTACATTGGTTAGCGTATCTTCCATTTTTTTTAATTCAGTTGCTTGCGCCTCCATTCCCACAAACCCAATGTAGGTTAGTAAAATAATAAAGGAGTAAAATACCGGTATCCAAATTTTTGCTTTTGTTTTGCTTTTCATCATAATAAATCGTTTTTTTAAATTTTTGAAATGTATAGCACTGCTCAACGCTACAATTGATTCGTTTTTGCTATAATAGTTTAAGATTAATTCTTGATATTGCTTCAGGTTGTTTGTTTGCTTTAAAGTAGCTTCATCTGCTAAATATTCATGATTTTCTTGGATAAGTTTCTTATACTGATAGACAAAGGGCTGAAACCAGAATAAAACTTTTATCAACTCTATCAATAAAATATCAACAGTGTGTTTCTGTGTGATATGAGCTTGTTCATGCACTAAGATGGATGTGTTTATTTTGTTTTGATTCCATTCATTTGCATTTACATAAATACAATTGAAAAACGAGAAAGGTGAAGTTACTTTTTGATTCGTAATCACTTTACCATAAATGGTGTTAACCAGCACACCCTTTTTACTCAATTGATTGATTTTTAATAAATTGAAAACAAACTTCATTAAAAAAACACTACAAACCAACAGATAAATTAGAGAAATAACAGATAAATCTGCTGCAGAATGCTGCGTTATTTCAACTGGCAATTCTGAAATGCTTTCATAGACAAATTCTTTCGTTTTTACTACTGAATTTTCTGTTACGAAAAACGTAAATTGAAACATGGGAATCAGCAATGCTGTAAAAACAGCAATAAGCAAATAATATCTTATAAACACTAATGATTTTTTGTTTTCAAGGCTTCCTTTGTAAATCAACCAAAAAATAAACAATAAAAATGTTGATTTAAAAATATACAAAACCATAACTACTTATTTTTAAGTTCATCATCTATCAAATCGCGAAGTTTTTGTAATTCTTCTTTTGTTAACGAAGCATCTTTTGCAAAGAAAGAAGCAAACTGCGAGGTAGAATTATCAAAAAACTGTTTAATCATATTTTTCATTTGTTTAGAAAAATAGTTTTCCTTCTTTACAATTGCATAGTATAAACGAGTATTGCCAATTTCGTTGTATCCCACAAAACCCTTATCAATTAATTTTTTTACAGTAGTTGCCACTGTTGTCTTTGCTGGCTTTGGATCGTTGTAACTATCAATTAAATCTTTAAGAACCACATCTCCGCGCTTCCAAATATATTGCATGAGTTGTTCTTCGGCTGCTGTTAATTTCATATTCTATATTTTTAGAATTAGTTCTACTAATTTAGAACAATATTTTAAATAAAAAAACAGTATGCCTGTTTTTTTAATTTTTTATTGCAATCGTTGCACTACTGTTTTACCGCTGCTGTCGTGTCCGTTGTTTAAATTAATATTTAGTTGCAGGTACGAATTCACCGGTTTGTTACCGATTTTCGCAGGTATCCATTGGTTTGATTGTTCCACAATTTGTTTAATTGCGTCGTTGCATATGCTTACATCTGCCTTCACAAAATCAACTTTTGCAACTTTTCCTTTATCTGTAACCAACACATCTATAAGAAGCGTGGCATCTTTTCCTTTCATTGAACCACGCTTGCATTTTCGGGTACCATCTTCAATTTGCTTTAATAATACTTGATAGCCACCACGGTATTTCGCCATTACATCTACTTCTCTATAAACAGGAATTTCTCTGTAAATGGTGTCGTTTTTTATTGATTGCTGTGCATGTGCAAAAAGCGTGAAGAATGTACAAAAAAGTACATAAAAAAGTTTTGTTTTCATAAGTTCTATTATATTTCGGGCAAAAATACAATTTTGTTTCGAAACGATAAAATTTTAGTTTTCAGGCTTAGTTTCTTATTTTTGCTGAAAATTTTCCAATGTTCAATTACAAAAATACCGCTATTCATTACACTGATACCGGCAAAGGTAATGCGGTGGTATTGGTTCATGGTTTTTTGGAAGATGCCAGTATGTGGCAAAAAACAGCTAAGGAATTAGCGAAACGCTACCGTGTGATTACTGTTGATTTATTAGGACACGGTAAAAGCGAATGTTATGGTTACATTCATACGATGGAAGACCAAGCCGATATGCTTTTTGCTTTGATTTCGCACCTTCGCTTGCGAAAAATCTCTATCGTGGGGCATTCTATGGGCGGATATGTTGCTTTAGCTTTTGCTGAATTGTATCCTGATAATGTACGCTCATTGGTCTTATTGAACGCATCGGCACAAGCAGATTCAGAAGAGCGAAAAATCAATCGGGGGCGTGCCATTGAGGTGGTAAAGAAAAACAGCGATGCGTTTATACAAATGGCCACACGCAATTTATTTGATGATAAAGCACATAAAAAGTTTAAAAAGGAAATAGCTGTTTTTACAACCCAAGCTTTACAAACTCCCGTACAAGGCATTATTGCTGCTTTAGAAGGAATGAAAACCCGAATGGACCGCGAAGCTTTATTGCATTTTGGACCTTATCCCAAATTGATGATTGCCAGCGAAAACGACACCATTATTCCTATAAAAGATATAAAAGAACAAGTTGAAAACACTGATGTTTCACTTGAAATCGTGCCTGGCGGACATGTTTCAACCATTGAACAATTCCAAAAGGTGCTTGATATTTTATCCGCTTTTTTAAAGAAAAACGGTTAGTTTTCCGTTGCTTCAAATACCACATTTGGGTTTAAAATTTCGCTTAACAGTTCCACCAATTCATCTGTAAAATCGTTCAGCAACTCTTGCGTAATATACTCGTTCACCATTCTATCTTGTTTCAAACCAAAAAGTAAATAACCCGATTTTCTATTTTTAAAAGAGTAAATACCAGCTTGTATTGGCAAATTGGTTTTATCAAAATACATCAATCCGTATAATAATAATTGAATGGCTTTTTCAAATTTCACATCGCTGGCAATTCCATTGATTTCCGTTATTTGTACTTGATTTTGCTCTACTTTCCCAGTTTTGTAATCAATAATGCGTAGCACATTGTTTCGAATTTCAATTCGATCGGCAATTCCAGATAATTTAATGGTATAAGGTAATTTGTGATGCATTAAAATAGTTTCTAAGTTTTGCTCCAACCCAATGATTGCAACATCATCACCGTTTTCTAACATCGATTTTTCAAGCATTAAAAAATG is from Paenimyroides aestuarii and encodes:
- a CDS encoding M56 family metallopeptidase, whose amino-acid sequence is MVLYIFKSTFLLFIFWLIYKGSLENKKSLVFIRYYLLIAVFTALLIPMFQFTFFVTENSVVKTKEFVYESISELPVEITQHSAADLSVISLIYLLVCSVFLMKFVFNLLKINQLSKKGVLVNTIYGKVITNQKVTSPFSFFNCIYVNANEWNQNKINTSILVHEQAHITQKHTVDILLIELIKVLFWFQPFVYQYKKLIQENHEYLADEATLKQTNNLKQYQELILNYYSKNESIVALSSAIHFKNLKKRFIMMKSKTKAKIWIPVFYSFIILLTYIGFVGMEAQATELKKMEDTLTNVIENAVQKPTLKETLETPNGSKQSVDQEIIILKYIKGKESSGYFHNPKDKLVYYYVISPEQQVSIYNRYGVLQENKNFTFRLEEIKAEEQTENRNNELNSATNAANQDGEQLHSFVDKKAQPKEGLRSFFDNFMTSFNTETIHSNDSLISTRLKFIVEKDGSFSNIVAVGGGNEEASNEAIRVLKTMPKWQPAEHEGKVVRSTFTMPIKIRLNQQPEEAEE
- a CDS encoding BlaI/MecI/CopY family transcriptional regulator, whose amino-acid sequence is MKLTAAEEQLMQYIWKRGDVVLKDLIDSYNDPKPAKTTVATTVKKLIDKGFVGYNEIGNTRLYYAIVKKENYFSKQMKNMIKQFFDNSTSQFASFFAKDASLTKEELQKLRDLIDDELKNK
- a CDS encoding energy transducer TonB is translated as MKTKLFYVLFCTFFTLFAHAQQSIKNDTIYREIPVYREVDVMAKYRGGYQVLLKQIEDGTRKCKRGSMKGKDATLLIDVLVTDKGKVAKVDFVKADVSICNDAIKQIVEQSNQWIPAKIGNKPVNSYLQLNINLNNGHDSSGKTVVQRLQ
- a CDS encoding alpha/beta fold hydrolase gives rise to the protein MFNYKNTAIHYTDTGKGNAVVLVHGFLEDASMWQKTAKELAKRYRVITVDLLGHGKSECYGYIHTMEDQADMLFALISHLRLRKISIVGHSMGGYVALAFAELYPDNVRSLVLLNASAQADSEERKINRGRAIEVVKKNSDAFIQMATRNLFDDKAHKKFKKEIAVFTTQALQTPVQGIIAALEGMKTRMDREALLHFGPYPKLMIASENDTIIPIKDIKEQVENTDVSLEIVPGGHVSTIEQFQKVLDILSAFLKKNG